One Aquarana catesbeiana isolate 2022-GZ linkage group LG04, ASM4218655v1, whole genome shotgun sequence genomic region harbors:
- the LOC141141129 gene encoding taste receptor type 2 member 50-like produces the protein MANSTEKIYYEILEQYLFPFALLVILVLAGLVIQSFIVTVNIIDWMKGRLITGADKIITSIGISRIFFHAAFLLNLFLFAYLSNITIIFSIFIFCALESLNFSNIWLSALLSIFFYFKISTSHNVFILRLKVIMSKRIIYLIIATFILSLGYTSMNGLLIFHIFFRNSTQAYTSVIMQQIEMLDYFKSLWNLLPLLMSFITSVLLIILLGLHTSRLNNHGHADTYCRTITFTVFSFLACGLYTILNVVHVYMRLLGVFWWYFITNVFPVLHSILLIYVATKLRNQFFRIVHCGTDYLFNRNTPGSRSRGPEQETPL, from the coding sequence ATGGCAAATTCcacagaaaaaatatattatgaGATTCTAGAACAATATTTGTTTCCATTTGCCTTGCTTGTAATATTAGTGTTGGCAGGTCTGGTGATACAATCATTTATTGTGACTGTTAATATCattgattggatgaagggaagatTAATAACAGGTGCTGACAAAATTATCACCTCTATTGGGATATCAAGGATCTTCTTTCATGCTGCATTCCTGTTGAACTTATTTTTATTTGCTTACTTGTCAAACATAACTataatattttctatatttattttttgtgctttggaATCCTTAAACTTTTCCAACATCTGGTTATCGGCCCTACTCTCCATCTTCTTCTACTTCAAGATATCCACCTCTCACAATGTGTTTATCTTAAGGCTAAAGGTCATCATGTCAAAGAGGATCATCTACCTGATTATTGCCACTTTCATTTTGTCTTTAGGATATACATCAATGAATGGTTTGCTCATTTTTCATATTTTCTTTAGAAATTCAACGCAAGCTTACACTTCAGTCATAATGCAACAGATAGAGATGTTGGACTATTTTAAATCGTTGTGGAACCTTTTACCCCTTCTTATGTCCTTCATAACTTCGGTTTTACTTATCATTTTGCTTGGTCTTCACACAAGCAGACTGAACAATCATGGACATGCAGACACCTATTGTAGGACTATAACATTTACTGTTTTCTCTTTTCTGGCCTGTGGTTTGTATACTATATTAAATGTAGTGCACGTGTATATGAGATTATTGGGagtgttttggtggtattttataacAAACGTTTTTCCAGTTCTACACTCTATTTTGCTCATTTATGTAGCAACAAAACTAAGAAATCAGTTCTTCAGAATTGTCCATTGTGGAACTGACTACTTGTTCAACAGAAACACTCCTGGATCTCGCTCTAGAGGGCCGGAGCAGGAGACCCCTTTGTGA